In Aminobacterium sp. MB27-C1, a single genomic region encodes these proteins:
- a CDS encoding ATP-dependent helicase: MTVADSILDKLNPRQQEAVHYCDGPLLVLAGAGSGKTRVLTHKIAYLIEKGYASPSGILAVTFTNKAAREMKERVEAISGEKASAMQVSTFHSFGLHFLFRNSDQLEFIGLKRGFAIFDRNDSRALVKKVMEDLKLDPKQIDPTHVLDRISKAKTDGDPKTLEPVGLEGIEHEVYRKYNDELRQQNAVDFDDLLILPLHLLTADQDLCKKEQARLEWVLVDEYQDVNKPQYLLLRRLIGTSGHIMVVGDPDQSIYGWRGADMTMILNFEKDFPAAKVVVLDQNYRSTGNILKAANSVILSNIRRKQKNLWTARDMGEKIYVLLSPNEYKEADFIVSEIKKLHDFRGYKYGDMAVLYRINAMSRIYEQKCIEKGVPYRVVRGTAFYDRKEIKDVISFMRLAVNPLDGASLSRIANVPTRGLGKKSLEKLSSILASFPAMEAEQVWSVLSSGKDLDLTGKAKTGAMELATHMENILRKSGCFRDVLLYILDSIGYEDQLKKDDPDGWEERVENIRELGSLISTGGDLAEVLAEVALFTDFETTDMDDMGAVNFLTLHAAKGLEFPVVFLVGLEEAIFPHFKCLEDQDSLEEERRLCYVGMTRAEEKLYMTGARSRRLFGTVFRNGLSRFLWEIPDGTKNVDDRGEEEMSYASFGRDRRRWGW; this comes from the coding sequence CCTAGACAACAGGAGGCTGTACATTACTGTGATGGCCCCCTCTTAGTCTTAGCAGGAGCAGGAAGCGGTAAGACAAGAGTCTTAACCCATAAAATTGCTTATTTGATTGAAAAGGGATATGCGTCTCCATCTGGGATTTTAGCTGTAACGTTTACGAATAAAGCAGCTAGAGAGATGAAAGAGAGAGTCGAAGCCATTTCTGGAGAGAAGGCCTCGGCAATGCAGGTTAGCACCTTTCACTCTTTTGGCTTGCACTTCCTTTTTCGCAATAGTGACCAATTGGAATTTATTGGTTTGAAAAGGGGATTTGCTATTTTTGATCGCAACGATAGCCGAGCTCTTGTCAAGAAAGTGATGGAAGATCTGAAACTGGATCCTAAACAAATTGACCCAACGCACGTTCTTGATCGTATTTCGAAGGCAAAGACTGATGGTGACCCGAAAACCCTTGAACCTGTTGGGCTTGAAGGAATAGAACATGAAGTATATAGAAAATATAATGATGAACTTCGTCAACAGAATGCAGTAGATTTTGACGACCTTCTTATTTTGCCTCTTCATCTTCTAACAGCGGATCAGGATTTGTGCAAAAAGGAACAGGCCCGTTTGGAATGGGTTCTTGTTGATGAATACCAGGATGTTAATAAACCCCAATATCTGCTCTTACGCCGTTTAATCGGAACGTCAGGCCATATTATGGTTGTGGGTGATCCTGACCAATCCATATACGGTTGGCGTGGAGCCGATATGACAATGATTCTAAATTTTGAGAAAGACTTCCCCGCTGCAAAAGTTGTTGTTCTTGACCAGAACTATAGGTCTACAGGTAATATATTAAAAGCGGCAAATTCGGTCATTCTCAGCAATATCCGAAGAAAACAGAAGAATCTTTGGACTGCCAGAGATATGGGAGAAAAAATTTATGTGCTTCTCTCTCCTAACGAGTATAAAGAAGCGGATTTCATCGTATCAGAAATTAAAAAATTACATGATTTCCGAGGCTATAAATATGGAGACATGGCTGTTTTATATCGAATAAATGCAATGAGCCGTATTTATGAGCAAAAATGTATTGAAAAAGGAGTTCCTTATAGAGTAGTGCGAGGAACAGCTTTCTATGATCGTAAAGAAATTAAAGATGTAATATCCTTTATGCGGTTGGCTGTCAATCCTCTTGATGGAGCATCACTTTCGAGAATAGCAAACGTTCCTACACGTGGCCTGGGGAAGAAAAGTTTAGAAAAGCTTTCTTCTATATTGGCCTCCTTCCCAGCGATGGAAGCAGAGCAAGTATGGTCTGTTCTTTCTTCGGGGAAAGATTTAGATTTGACAGGTAAAGCTAAAACAGGCGCTATGGAGTTAGCTACACATATGGAAAACATCTTAAGAAAATCCGGATGTTTCCGCGATGTTCTTCTTTACATTCTTGATAGCATAGGGTATGAAGATCAATTAAAGAAAGATGACCCAGATGGTTGGGAAGAGCGAGTTGAGAATATCAGGGAATTAGGTTCGTTAATTTCTACTGGTGGAGATTTAGCTGAGGTCTTGGCGGAAGTAGCTCTTTTTACAGATTTTGAAACAACTGATATGGACGATATGGGGGCTGTTAATTTCCTTACGTTACATGCCGCGAAGGGATTGGAGTTTCCCGTAGTTTTTCTTGTCGGACTCGAAGAAGCTATTTTCCCTCACTTTAAATGTTTAGAAGATCAAGATAGTCTCGAAGAAGAACGACGCTTGTGCTATGTTGGTATGACACGGGCAGAAGAGAAATTATATATGACTGGAGCGCGAAGTCGGCGCCTTTTTGGAACCGTTTTCCGTAATGGCCTTTCCCGTTTTTTATGGGAGATTCCAGACGGGACCAAAAATGTTGATGATCGGGGCGAGGAGGAGATGTCCTATGCTAGTTTTGGGCGTGACAGGAGACGTTGGGGCTGGTAA
- the coaE gene encoding dephospho-CoA kinase (Dephospho-CoA kinase (CoaE) performs the final step in coenzyme A biosynthesis.) yields the protein MLVLGVTGDVGAGKSTVSRIWKSLGASIIDADVLAHEAWKDSTVLRRASERWGSQVLLSNGQINPSAVASIVFSDSSEYEWVCSMLHPTIRMEMERQVTSLNGWVVAEIPLLFENGVPWWIDFTVYVTAPLELRLARNEVRGWTKEEIERRERFLRNADEKAEEADLVVRNDVSIHDLEQSLSRYAAMFKKMAAFCEIRAYSSHELILRKAAIRLGASGLVSRIEIEPLTNALVQGGTLSMGKRYMMRGYSCEFHWPSLEKMLYEESIEDAECYALRRLSRPLRNNLVEEIVG from the coding sequence ATGCTAGTTTTGGGCGTGACAGGAGACGTTGGGGCTGGTAAGTCTACTGTAAGTCGAATCTGGAAAAGCCTTGGTGCAAGTATTATTGATGCAGACGTCTTGGCGCATGAAGCGTGGAAGGATTCCACTGTTTTAAGACGAGCAAGTGAGAGATGGGGAAGCCAGGTTCTTCTTTCTAACGGACAGATTAACCCTTCTGCTGTAGCATCAATTGTTTTTTCTGACTCCTCTGAATATGAATGGGTATGTTCTATGCTTCACCCTACAATTCGCATGGAAATGGAGCGACAAGTAACGTCTTTAAATGGATGGGTTGTTGCCGAAATACCGCTTCTTTTTGAAAACGGCGTTCCATGGTGGATTGACTTTACTGTCTATGTTACAGCTCCCCTTGAGCTGCGTCTTGCAAGAAATGAAGTTCGAGGCTGGACGAAAGAGGAGATAGAACGTCGAGAGCGGTTTCTTCGCAATGCTGATGAGAAAGCGGAAGAAGCCGATTTAGTTGTGAGAAACGATGTTTCTATTCATGATCTTGAGCAAAGTCTAAGCCGATATGCTGCTATGTTTAAAAAAATGGCAGCTTTTTGTGAAATCAGAGCATATTCTTCCCATGAACTTATTCTTCGTAAAGCGGCCATACGGCTAGGAGCATCAGGTCTCGTGTCAAGAATTGAAATCGAGCCTTTGACGAATGCTCTTGTGCAAGGCGGAACTCTTTCCATGGGCAAGCGGTATATGATGCGTGGCTATTCATGTGAATTTCATTGGCCTTCTCTCGAAAAAATGTTATATGAAGAAAGTATTGAAGACGCTGAATGTTACGCTCTTCGTCGGTTATCTCGACCTCTTAGAAATAATCTGGTGGAGGAAATTGTCGGGTGA